Proteins encoded in a region of the Podarcis muralis chromosome 2, rPodMur119.hap1.1, whole genome shotgun sequence genome:
- the LOC114592755 gene encoding actin, cytoplasmic-like — protein sequence MHYPKKSKSPGPVGHRPSSKGLPSDSSSCPSDKYKDYAAVVIDTGTGYTKSGLAGDEKPRSIVPSVVGVPRYRTKESPLYYIGKSIPQRRAEVSTHQVMTHGVVTDWDALEMLWHHVFYTELSVCPEELAVLVTDSPMSPTTNREKMAELLFENFEVPAMFVAHQSLLSVYSYGRTGGLVIGSGYGTSYTAPVHDGYILPHATYRLDIAGHALTEYLAKLMGESGNPFHKDEMEVVCQIKEKCCYIPEEYEGELNADEKKYLMDYTLPDRQVISIGSERFRCSEILFNPTMLGFPEVGLHVQAISSIRKCKPERQADLLANVLLAGGTTMLRGFSERIKKELQKMEPSKKVGILASPNRTFSAWLGGSIVASLNSFQNVWIDRQAYNEKGSFIVHRHCF from the coding sequence ATGCACTACCCTAAGAAGTCCAAGAGTCCTGGCCCTGTAGGGCACAGACCAAGCTCAAAGGGCCTCCCGTCAGACTCCTCATCATGCCCATCAGACAAGTACAAGGACTATGCTGCCGTTGTTATAGACACAGGCACTGGATACACCAAGAGTGGCCTGGCTGGGGATGAGAAGCCGAGATCCATTGTGCCAAGTGTTGTGGGGGTGCCAAGGTACAGGACCAAGGAAAGCCCATTGTACTACATTGGGAAGAGCATCCCACAGCGGCGTGCGGAGGTGAGCACACACCAGGTAATGACCCATGGAGTCGTGACAGATTGGGATGCCCTAGAGATGCTATGGCACCATGTCTTCTACACAGAGCTCAGCGTGTGTCCTGAAGAGCTTGCTGTGCTGGTCACCGATTCCCCCATGTCCCCAACGACTAACCGCGAGAAAATGGCGGAGCTGCTCTTTGAGAACTTTGAAGTGCCAGCCATGTTTGTGGCTCATCAGTCCCTTTTGTCGGTGTATTCCTACGGCCGGACAGGTGGTCTGGTGATTGGCTCTGGCTATGGGACATCCTACACCGCTCCTGTCCACGATGGCTACATTTTACCTCATGCCACCTACCGACTGGACATAGCAGGCCATGCCCTGACGGAATACCTGGCCAAGCTGATGGGAGAATCTGGGAACCCTTTCCATAAGGATGAAATGGAGGTGGTATGTCAGATCAAGGAGAAGTGCTGCTATATCCCGGAGGAATATGAGGGTGAACTGAATGCTGATGAGAAGAAATACCTCATGGACTACACCCTTCCTGACAGGCAGGTTATCTCCATCGGCAGTGAGCGCTTCCGCTGCTCAGAGATCCTCTTCAATCCGACCATGCTGGGCTTCCCAGAGGTGGGGCTTCATGTCCAAGCTATAAGCAGCATCAGGAAATGCAAGCCAGAGCGACAAGCGGACCTGCTTGCCAATGTGCTGCTGGCTGGTGGAACTACCATGCTTCGTGGCTTTTCCGAGAGGATTAAGAAGGAACTGCAGAAGATGGAGCCATCCAAAAAGGTGGGCatcctggcttcccccaaccGCACCTTCTCTGCCTGGTTGGGTGGCTCCATTGTGGCATCCCTCAACTCTTTCCAGAATGTGTGGATTGACCGGCAGGCCTACAATGAGAAGGGGTCCTTCATTGTCCACCGGCACTGCTTCTGA